A single window of Vigna unguiculata cultivar IT97K-499-35 chromosome 1, ASM411807v1, whole genome shotgun sequence DNA harbors:
- the LOC114188262 gene encoding uncharacterized protein LOC114188262 — MFSKIDLRSGYHQILVKVEDVQKTVFRSRYGHYEYVIKEVQFLGCAISAQGIVVYPAKVEAVIEWECPKLVTEVRSFMGLARYYRRFIKGFSKIVAPLTQLTRKDQPFAWTNNYVESFRDLKRRLTSVPILIIPDVSKSFEVYCDASRQGLGCVLMQERKVVAYASRQLKLHEKNYPRI, encoded by the exons ATGTTCTCCAAGATCGATCTGCGGTCGGGATATCACCAGATCTTGGTAAAGGTGGAGGATGTCCAAAAGACTGTTTTTAGATCCAGATACGGGCattatgagtatgtg ATAAAGGAAGTACAGTTTCTAGGGTGTGCAATATCGGCTCAGGGCATAGTAGTGTATCCAGCTAAGGTGGAAGCGGTGATAGAGTGGGAGTGTCCTAAGTTAGTGACGGAAGTCAGAAGCTTCATGGGTTTGGCTAgatactataggagattcataaaGGGATTCTCTAAAATAGTGGCGCCTCTGACCCAGCTTACCAGGAAGGATCAACCTTTCGCTTGGACTAACAACTATGTGGAAAGTTTTCGAGACCTTAAGCGGAGGTTGACTAGTGTCCCAATTTTGATCATCCCCGATGTTAGTAAATcctttgaggtttactgtgatgcTTCTCGCCAAGGCttgggttgtgtgttgatgcaagaaaggAAGGTGGTGGCCTATGCTTCAAGGCAACTTAAGcttcatgagaagaactaccctagGATCTAG